One Mycoavidus sp. B2-EB genomic region harbors:
- the rng gene encoding ribonuclease G gives MKQEILINITPQETRVAIIQQGVAQELYIERTLSRGLVGNIYLGRVIRVLPGMQSAFIDIGLGRAAFLHVADLWQPGGKEHHIQPIEKMLSEGQALMVQVIKDPLGNKGARLSTQISIAGRTLVYLPHEPHIGISQKIESEVEREAIRARLAEVLPAAEKGGYIIRTIAEDASQEELANDVLYLRKTWATLQSQAQRSPAPLMLYQDLELPQRVLRDFVNEHTTAVQVDSHETFQTLSRFAAAFTPDVQAKLQHYTDERPLFDLYDIETEIRQALAKRVDLKSGGYLIIDQTEAMTTIDVNTGGYVGARSFDDTIFKTNLEATHAIARQLRLRNLGGIIIVDFIDMENTEHREAVLKELNKALANDRIRTSLSGFSQLGLVEMTRKRTREALAHLLCEPCPTCSGKGQVKTARTVCYAVLREILREARQFNPREFRIIAAPTVIDLFLEEESQNLAMLCDFIGKPVSLQAAAGLSQEQYDIVLL, from the coding sequence ATGAAGCAAGAAATTTTGATCAATATTACGCCGCAAGAGACGCGGGTCGCGATTATCCAACAAGGTGTGGCGCAAGAACTCTATATTGAGCGGACTTTATCGCGCGGGTTAGTCGGCAATATTTACTTGGGTAGGGTAATCCGAGTTTTGCCTGGCATGCAGTCGGCTTTTATCGATATTGGGCTTGGACGCGCCGCTTTTTTACATGTCGCCGATCTCTGGCAACCGGGCGGCAAAGAGCATCACATACAGCCCATCGAAAAAATGCTCAGCGAAGGGCAAGCGCTGATGGTGCAAGTGATCAAAGATCCACTTGGCAACAAAGGGGCACGCCTTTCAACGCAGATTAGCATTGCCGGTCGCACCTTGGTGTATTTACCCCATGAACCGCATATCGGCATTTCGCAAAAAATTGAAAGCGAGGTCGAGCGCGAAGCAATCCGCGCACGGCTGGCAGAGGTTTTACCCGCAGCTGAAAAAGGGGGCTATATCATACGGACGATTGCCGAGGATGCAAGCCAAGAAGAACTTGCCAATGATGTACTGTATTTGCGCAAAACTTGGGCCACCCTTCAAAGCCAAGCTCAACGCTCACCAGCACCGCTTATGCTTTACCAAGATCTTGAGCTGCCGCAACGCGTACTACGTGATTTTGTCAACGAACACACTACGGCAGTTCAAGTCGATTCACACGAAACCTTCCAAACTCTGAGCAGATTTGCCGCGGCCTTCACCCCAGACGTGCAGGCAAAATTGCAACACTATACTGACGAGCGGCCGCTGTTTGATCTCTATGATATTGAAACCGAGATCCGGCAAGCCTTGGCTAAACGCGTCGATTTAAAATCCGGCGGTTATCTCATCATCGATCAAACTGAAGCTATGACGACGATTGATGTTAATACCGGTGGTTATGTAGGCGCTCGCAGTTTTGACGACACCATTTTTAAAACCAATTTAGAAGCCACCCATGCGATTGCGCGTCAGCTACGGCTACGTAATCTGGGTGGTATTATTATTGTCGATTTTATCGATATGGAAAACACCGAGCATCGCGAAGCGGTGCTTAAAGAGCTGAATAAAGCGCTAGCGAACGACCGCATCCGTACTTCGCTAAGTGGTTTTTCTCAACTTGGATTAGTTGAGATGACGCGTAAACGAACCCGCGAAGCGCTCGCTCACCTACTCTGCGAGCCCTGTCCAACCTGCTCCGGAAAAGGCCAAGTTAAAACCGCGCGCACAGTGTGCTATGCGGTGCTGCGAGAAATCTTGCGCGAAGCGCGGCAATTTAATCCACGCGAATTTCGGATTATTGCCGCACCCACGGTGATCGATCTATTCCTTGAAGAGGAATCTCAAAATCTCGCCATGCTCTGCGACTTCATTGGTAAGCCGGTTTCGTTGCAAGCCGCCGCCGGTCTAAGTCAAGAACAATACGATATCGTCTTGCTTTAA
- a CDS encoding 2-hydroxycarboxylate transporter family protein, which translates to MDTQRVSIIPLPIYCVLFVSLGALLAIEKLSSEISIIFGMLAVLSFGCAELGARIPGLRQIGGAVILTVLLPSYLVHRSLLPMQLVQSISDFWQATNILYLFTVAVIVGGILSMDRQLLIKGCAKLFIPLGAGSVAAAVVGTLTGMAFGLSAHHAFFYLVIPIMAGGLGEGAIPLTLGYAAILQVPQAQLFAQVVPPVVLGNLTAIVCAALFHQLGKRYPRCSGDGHLLPITAPVLPLEEKPFTVTVEHVAAAGMIALCLYVAGTVICQFTGLPAPLGMLLLTVLVKLTCVIPPKFEHGAYKMYHFFAVAAAYPILFGIGLILTPWDALVEALTLAHFVTIFVTVVTLTVVGFLVGRWAGLHSVESAIVNACHSGMGSVGDMAILTASHRMQLMPFAQLATRIGGAFTVMLALLVMSQLPPV; encoded by the coding sequence ATGGATACACAGCGTGTTAGCATTATCCCGCTGCCGATTTACTGCGTGTTGTTTGTAAGCCTTGGCGCTCTCCTAGCAATAGAAAAATTATCCAGCGAAATATCGATTATCTTCGGTATGCTTGCGGTACTGAGTTTTGGCTGCGCTGAATTGGGTGCGCGTATCCCAGGTTTGCGCCAAATTGGCGGTGCGGTTATCTTGACCGTATTGTTGCCTTCTTACCTGGTCCATCGTTCGCTGTTGCCAATGCAGCTGGTGCAATCTATTAGCGACTTTTGGCAGGCCACTAATATCCTTTATCTATTTACCGTGGCGGTTATTGTCGGCGGTATTTTGAGTATGGATCGGCAACTTCTGATTAAAGGTTGTGCTAAGCTTTTCATTCCGCTTGGCGCCGGTTCGGTTGCGGCGGCAGTAGTCGGCACGCTGACTGGCATGGCGTTCGGGCTTAGCGCGCACCATGCCTTTTTTTATCTTGTCATTCCGATTATGGCCGGTGGCCTTGGCGAAGGTGCGATTCCGCTTACGCTAGGTTATGCAGCGATTTTACAAGTCCCCCAAGCTCAGCTATTTGCCCAAGTTGTGCCGCCTGTGGTGTTGGGTAATCTTACGGCGATTGTATGTGCTGCGCTGTTTCATCAACTTGGCAAACGCTATCCGCGTTGCAGTGGTGATGGTCATTTATTGCCGATAACGGCACCCGTTTTGCCGCTTGAGGAAAAACCATTCACAGTAACCGTTGAACATGTCGCTGCGGCCGGGATGATTGCGCTTTGCCTATATGTGGCAGGCACGGTGATTTGTCAATTTACGGGCTTGCCTGCGCCGTTGGGCATGTTGTTACTCACGGTGCTGGTTAAGCTAACGTGTGTTATCCCGCCTAAGTTTGAGCACGGCGCGTATAAAATGTACCACTTCTTTGCTGTGGCTGCCGCGTATCCGATTTTATTTGGGATTGGTTTGATTTTAACGCCTTGGGATGCGCTGGTAGAAGCTCTAACGCTGGCGCATTTTGTCACGATCTTTGTTACGGTAGTTACCCTAACCGTAGTGGGTTTTTTGGTTGGACGCTGGGCGGGCCTGCATTCAGTTGAAAGTGCAATTGTCAATGCGTGTCATAGCGGTATGGGAAGTGTAGGAGATATGGCGATTCTAACTGCGTCGCACCGCATGCAATTAATGCCGTTTGCGCAGCTTGCGACTCGCATTGGTGGAGCGTTTACGGTGATGCTTGCGCTGCTCGTGATGAGCCAATTGCCACCCGTATAG
- the msbA gene encoding lipid A export permease/ATP-binding protein MsbA, with amino-acid sequence MNKSSTATKTLTRIWGYLKAHRWIMALAIASMALVAASEAGIPALLKPLLDKGFGAKDQATQVKWLVPLAVIGLALVRGAAQYASNYLLSWISNRVLLDLRLHMFQRMLHASAFFFQRETASTIINAIVFEVNQVLNILTSVLITLVRDSLAVFFLLCYLFYLNWRLTLILAVILPIIGWLVSKINLRLRRLNREHQKLTNELSYIVEETIAGYKVVKVHHGEHYEMRRFAAMSARLRGYAMRLTVSGALAQPLTQFLASIALALVLAIAVMQAAADQTTIGGFVAFVTAMLLIISPLKHLIDINQPLQRGVTAAELIFGLIDEPAEPTGGGRTLVRAQGKIEFQHVSFSYGAAHPPTLRDLSFTVAPGEVCALVGQSGSGKTTLINLLPRFFDPSAGQILIDETPLTAYQLADLRNQLAFVSQEVVLFNDSIAANVAYGQTIDLERVEQALAAAHLMELMAELPDGIKTQIGGNGMRLSGGQRQRLALARAIYKNAPILILDEATSALDAESERHVQAALDVLMRGRTTFVIAHRLATIERADRILVLEAGQIVAQGKHSELLLQNGRYAQLYRLQHESRQTI; translated from the coding sequence ATGAATAAATCTTCTACTGCTACTAAAACCTTAACGCGTATTTGGGGTTATCTCAAAGCGCACCGCTGGATTATGGCGTTGGCAATTGCTTCAATGGCGCTGGTGGCGGCAAGCGAGGCAGGTATTCCGGCTTTACTTAAGCCTTTGTTAGATAAAGGCTTTGGCGCTAAAGATCAAGCTACACAGGTCAAATGGCTGGTGCCGTTGGCGGTGATTGGTTTAGCTTTAGTGCGTGGTGCGGCGCAATATGCGTCTAATTATTTGTTGTCGTGGATCTCTAACCGCGTCTTGCTCGATTTGCGTTTACATATGTTTCAACGCATGTTACATGCGAGTGCATTCTTTTTTCAGCGCGAGACCGCTAGCACGATCATAAACGCGATTGTTTTTGAAGTGAACCAGGTGCTGAATATACTCACGAGCGTATTAATTACTTTGGTGCGAGATTCATTAGCGGTTTTTTTTCTGCTGTGCTATCTATTTTATTTAAATTGGCGCCTGACTTTAATTTTGGCGGTGATTTTACCTATCATCGGCTGGCTGGTCAGTAAAATTAATCTGCGTTTGCGGCGCTTAAATCGTGAGCACCAGAAATTAACTAACGAACTTTCTTACATCGTTGAGGAAACTATAGCAGGCTATAAAGTAGTTAAGGTTCATCATGGTGAGCATTATGAGATGCGGCGTTTTGCGGCAATGAGCGCGCGCCTGCGTGGTTATGCAATGCGCCTGACGGTTTCTGGTGCGCTGGCGCAGCCGCTGACTCAATTTTTGGCTTCTATTGCATTAGCGCTGGTACTGGCGATTGCCGTGATGCAGGCAGCGGCTGATCAAACTACGATTGGAGGTTTTGTCGCCTTTGTCACGGCCATGTTGTTGATTATTTCGCCGCTTAAACATCTGATTGATATTAACCAGCCGCTGCAACGAGGGGTGACTGCGGCGGAGCTGATTTTTGGCTTGATTGATGAGCCTGCTGAACCCACTGGGGGTGGGCGCACTTTAGTGCGCGCACAGGGTAAGATTGAGTTTCAGCATGTTTCTTTTAGTTATGGGGCAGCCCATCCGCCCACGTTGCGCGATCTTTCATTTACGGTAGCACCTGGCGAGGTGTGCGCGTTGGTGGGGCAATCTGGCAGTGGCAAAACCACATTAATCAACCTGTTGCCAAGGTTTTTCGATCCCAGTGCGGGGCAGATTTTGATCGACGAAACGCCGTTGACGGCTTATCAGCTTGCTGATCTGCGTAATCAACTTGCTTTTGTCAGCCAAGAGGTGGTGCTATTTAATGACTCAATCGCAGCTAACGTTGCTTATGGGCAAACGATTGACCTTGAGCGCGTTGAGCAGGCGCTCGCGGCGGCGCATTTAATGGAGTTGATGGCGGAGTTGCCTGACGGGATAAAGACCCAAATTGGTGGTAATGGCATGCGGCTCTCGGGCGGCCAGCGTCAGCGGCTGGCGCTCGCGCGGGCTATTTATAAGAATGCGCCTATTCTGATTCTCGATGAGGCGACTTCGGCGCTGGATGCAGAGTCTGAGCGTCATGTTCAAGCCGCTTTAGATGTCCTGATGCGTGGCCGTACCACGTTTGTGATTGCACATCGGTTAGCGACGATTGAACGCGCGGATCGGATCCTGGTGTTGGAAGCGGGCCAGATTGTGGCGCAAGGCAAGCATAGCGAACTGTTACTTCAAAACGGGCGATATGCGCAGCTTTATCGGCTTCAGCACGAATCGCGTCAAACGATTTAA
- a CDS encoding O-antigen ligase — MHGTKISVSYPLASAQLFALIALWCVPVSTALTNITLGLFAIAALLAPEVWRNWRNALRHPVSIATLALLSVLAISVLYSSAPLEESLQWLAKYRKLLFIPLLIAVFQGRPLANVARLGLCISLSFVLLLSISNYLGLTALGPLYNAGDPLTHAWVFKNHITAGLFSALLFSLALDIAETASSARAKGLYYLLSLLALVNVLVMLQGRTGQVIIVMLAIYHIVRKLRQINFRHDRRLAVAQAVFLVLLLGTTSTSLYFKSTRLADTGSEISSYQQHNQSNATGLRLEWYRKSMELITQRPVFGYGAMGVHEAFKQLTHGYTGARGAITANPHNQYLLFAVELGLVGLGLFIHLLVQIARAAIRLPPDSRQLLCTWLFIFTLGCLVNSLLLDISEGNLFVLLSGILIGCANQPSTHKVISDETRYP; from the coding sequence ATGCATGGCACAAAAATTTCTGTTTCATATCCGCTAGCAAGCGCCCAACTATTTGCGTTAATCGCGTTATGGTGTGTACCTGTTTCGACAGCGTTGACCAATATTACACTTGGCCTGTTCGCTATTGCAGCATTGCTAGCGCCAGAGGTATGGCGTAATTGGCGCAACGCTCTGCGCCACCCGGTTAGTATCGCTACGCTCGCCCTCCTGAGTGTGCTCGCTATCAGTGTACTATATAGTTCCGCGCCGCTTGAAGAAAGCCTACAATGGCTCGCCAAATATCGGAAATTACTTTTTATTCCATTATTAATCGCCGTCTTTCAAGGCAGACCACTCGCCAACGTTGCGCGCCTTGGCTTATGCATTAGCTTGAGCTTTGTCTTACTTCTGTCAATCAGCAATTATCTTGGGCTAACCGCCTTAGGCCCTCTCTATAACGCAGGCGATCCTCTAACGCATGCTTGGGTATTTAAAAATCATATTACGGCGGGGCTTTTTTCAGCGCTACTCTTTAGCCTAGCGTTAGATATAGCTGAAACGGCATCGTCTGCACGCGCGAAAGGACTCTATTATTTACTCTCGCTACTCGCGCTGGTTAATGTGTTAGTCATGTTGCAAGGCCGCACCGGCCAAGTCATTATTGTCATGCTTGCCATTTACCACATCGTGCGTAAATTGAGACAGATCAACTTCCGCCATGATCGCCGCTTGGCCGTGGCTCAAGCTGTGTTTCTCGTTCTTTTGCTCGGTACGACAAGCACTTCGCTCTATTTTAAGAGTACTCGACTCGCTGATACCGGCTCTGAAATCAGCTCGTACCAGCAACACAATCAGTCTAACGCAACCGGCTTGCGCCTTGAGTGGTACCGTAAAAGCATGGAGCTAATTACCCAGCGTCCGGTTTTTGGCTATGGTGCAATGGGGGTGCATGAAGCATTTAAGCAATTGACCCATGGCTATACGGGCGCCCGGGGGGCGATAACGGCTAATCCGCACAATCAATATCTTTTGTTTGCAGTCGAGCTGGGCCTAGTTGGCTTAGGGCTTTTTATCCATTTGTTGGTGCAAATTGCACGGGCTGCAATCCGCCTTCCACCCGACAGCCGCCAACTGCTATGCACCTGGCTATTTATATTTACGCTCGGATGCCTCGTGAATTCTTTGCTGCTCGATATTTCAGAAGGCAATTTATTTGTTCTGTTAAGCGGGATCTTGATTGGCTGCGCTAATCAACCCAGCACACATAAGGTAATATCTGATGAAACGCGCTACCCTTAG
- the rlmH gene encoding 23S rRNA (pseudouridine(1915)-N(3))-methyltransferase RlmH, with product MKLWILAVGHKMPDWIRCGVDEYVKRMPPELALEVREIKPEPRSTRHNTASLLNAEKQRIEAARPKNARLVVLDEHGQAWTTQQLAQILPSWREDGRDIAFVIGGADGLDRAFHQQADLVLRVSSFTLPHAIVRVLLAEQLYRAWSITQQHPYHRA from the coding sequence ATGAAATTATGGATCCTCGCCGTGGGCCATAAAATGCCTGACTGGATTCGGTGCGGCGTGGATGAGTATGTCAAGCGCATGCCGCCCGAGCTGGCCTTAGAAGTGCGTGAGATCAAACCCGAACCGCGCTCTACTCGACACAATACTGCAAGTTTGCTCAATGCCGAGAAACAACGGATCGAAGCAGCCCGGCCTAAAAATGCGCGCTTAGTGGTTCTCGATGAACACGGTCAAGCTTGGACCACCCAGCAGCTTGCTCAAATATTACCCAGTTGGCGCGAAGACGGACGTGATATTGCGTTTGTGATTGGCGGCGCGGATGGTCTAGATCGCGCCTTCCACCAGCAAGCCGATTTAGTCCTACGCGTTTCGAGTTTCACCCTACCCCATGCCATCGTGCGCGTGTTGCTTGCAGAACAGCTTTACCGCGCCTGGAGCATTACTCAGCAGCACCCCTATCACCGCGCTTAA
- a CDS encoding glycosyltransferase family 2 protein, whose amino-acid sequence MKRATLSVIVVAMNEAHDIGDCLESVRHWANEVIVLDSGSTDGTPDLCRQLGALVFETDWPGDGPQKNRALAQARSDWVLCLDADERATPELRAEIESVLTSDTPHAAFSTPRRSSFCGRFMKHSGWWPDRVERLFKRGHARFSDRHVHPSLIVDGSKGKLNQPIIHFSIPNLHEALDKVNAYSSTGALFFFEQGRRASLRQAIGHGLWAFIRTYLVRLGFLDGKEGFLLAVANAESSYYRYVKLMLMHRQDNKNSPR is encoded by the coding sequence ATGAAACGCGCTACCCTTAGTGTTATCGTCGTCGCCATGAATGAGGCGCACGATATTGGCGATTGTCTTGAATCAGTACGACATTGGGCTAACGAAGTCATCGTTTTAGATTCAGGAAGCACGGACGGAACGCCTGACCTCTGCCGTCAATTAGGCGCACTCGTCTTTGAGACAGATTGGCCGGGCGACGGGCCTCAGAAAAATCGCGCCTTGGCGCAGGCCCGCAGCGACTGGGTGCTTTGTCTTGATGCTGATGAACGCGCAACCCCTGAGTTACGCGCAGAGATTGAGTCTGTACTCACCAGCGATACCCCGCATGCCGCTTTTTCAACACCGCGCCGGTCCAGCTTTTGTGGCCGTTTTATGAAGCACTCCGGTTGGTGGCCAGATCGCGTTGAGCGCTTATTTAAGCGCGGTCACGCGCGCTTTTCCGATAGGCATGTTCATCCTAGCTTAATCGTCGACGGTAGCAAAGGCAAATTGAATCAGCCCATTATTCACTTTTCAATTCCCAATCTACACGAAGCACTGGATAAAGTTAATGCTTACTCAAGCACTGGGGCACTGTTTTTTTTCGAGCAAGGTCGACGCGCTTCGCTGCGCCAAGCCATCGGGCATGGCTTATGGGCTTTCATCCGCACGTATTTGGTACGACTCGGTTTTCTGGATGGTAAAGAGGGTTTTCTATTAGCCGTCGCCAATGCAGAAAGTTCATATTACCGTTATGTCAAACTTATGCTGATGCACCGGCAGGACAACAAGAACAGCCCGCGCTAA